The following proteins come from a genomic window of Nostoc sp. TCL26-01:
- a CDS encoding glucose 1-dehydrogenase — MNLQGKVALVTGSSQGIGQAIAIHLAQEGADIVIDYRSHPDGAKETLAKVEAAGRKGHIVQADLSLVSNVRKLVFEGVQHFGKLDILVNNAGIDGKNADFWNITEADYDQVLNINLKGTFFTTQAFVKHLIETKRTGKIINISSVHEEMAFPHFTSYCASKGGVKMMMRNLAVELGSMGITINNIAPGAIATPINTKLLNDPVKLNSLKQNIPLERLGKPEDIAPMVAFLASSAGDYITGSTFFVDGGLIRNYHEQ; from the coding sequence ATCAACTTACAAGGAAAAGTGGCTTTAGTCACAGGTAGCAGTCAGGGAATTGGGCAAGCCATTGCTATTCATCTGGCACAGGAAGGAGCCGATATTGTCATTGATTACCGTTCCCACCCAGACGGTGCGAAAGAAACGTTGGCAAAGGTAGAAGCCGCAGGACGTAAGGGGCACATTGTCCAAGCTGATTTAAGCTTAGTCAGCAATGTTCGCAAGCTTGTATTTGAGGGCGTTCAGCATTTTGGTAAGCTGGATATTCTAGTCAATAATGCGGGAATTGATGGCAAAAATGCCGACTTTTGGAACATTACTGAAGCAGATTACGATCAGGTACTCAACATCAATCTCAAGGGAACATTTTTCACCACCCAAGCCTTTGTAAAGCATCTAATTGAGACGAAACGAACGGGAAAGATTATTAACATCAGTTCCGTCCACGAAGAAATGGCGTTTCCTCACTTTACCTCTTACTGTGCCAGCAAAGGCGGTGTGAAGATGATGATGCGAAATCTAGCAGTAGAATTAGGCTCGATGGGAATTACGATTAACAATATTGCTCCAGGAGCGATCGCAACCCCGATTAATACCAAACTTCTCAACGATCCTGTGAAGTTGAATTCCCTCAAACAAAATATTCCTCTGGAACGGCTAGGTAAACCAGAAGATATTGCACCAATGGTCGCATTTCTCGCGTCCTCGGCTGGTGATTACATCACTGGATCGACTTTCTTTGTCGATGGTGGCTTGATTCGGAATTATCATGAACAGTAG
- a CDS encoding nuclear transport factor 2 family protein, which translates to MLDYNRQTLPYISFLTSSFMSNHPASEIELLRAAYAAFNARDIDSVLALMTADVVWPRAFKGGFVRGPEEVRAYWTEQWSEIDGRVEPISFHPEGGGRILVEVHQVVRDLAGAVLADEHVGHRFILECGLIQSMEVCPLPSSGHPA; encoded by the coding sequence TTGTTAGACTATAACAGGCAGACTTTACCCTATATTTCCTTCCTCACCTCTTCTTTTATGTCAAATCATCCTGCCTCAGAAATCGAGTTGCTCCGCGCCGCCTACGCGGCCTTCAATGCACGCGACATCGATTCCGTCCTCGCCCTCATGACTGCCGACGTGGTTTGGCCGCGTGCATTCAAAGGCGGTTTTGTCCGTGGACCGGAGGAAGTCCGTGCCTACTGGACGGAGCAATGGAGCGAAATTGATGGGCGCGTGGAGCCGATATCCTTTCACCCGGAGGGTGGCGGGCGCATCTTGGTCGAGGTGCATCAGGTCGTGCGGGACTTAGCGGGGGCTGTCCTGGCCGATGAACACGTCGGTCATCGCTTCATCCTAGAGTGCGGCTTAATCCAAAGTATGGAGGTCTGTCCACTCCCCTCATCTGGACACCCAGCCTAA
- a CDS encoding Cof-type HAD-IIB family hydrolase, translating to MNSTTPPKSPKISLLLADVDGTLVTKEKILTDRARAAVQKLHDAGIRFAITSGRPPLGMKTIVEALKLTEPIAAFNGGLFVNPDFSTIEENVLPTAIVREVIQTIAAHHLDVWIYRGKDWFVHERHGSHVDREEWTVKFSPTVVSSYDDLLDNVVKIVGVSDNLDAVAKCETDVRQAFSPHVHCQKGASSGGGEQVSAARSQPYYLDVTHPRANKGAVVDRLSQLLLIPRQEIATIGDMPNDVPMFERSGLSIAMGNASAEVQQQAQYVTTSYEEEGFANAVEQFILVSNTADIPKNPLQSTV from the coding sequence GTGAACTCAACAACTCCTCCCAAATCTCCTAAAATTTCTCTGCTGCTAGCAGACGTAGATGGAACGCTGGTTACTAAAGAGAAAATTCTCACCGATCGCGCTCGTGCAGCAGTCCAAAAACTTCATGATGCGGGCATTCGTTTCGCCATTACTAGTGGTCGTCCGCCATTAGGGATGAAAACGATCGTGGAGGCACTGAAGCTGACAGAGCCGATCGCAGCATTTAATGGCGGTTTGTTCGTCAATCCCGACTTTTCCACAATCGAAGAAAATGTCTTACCAACTGCCATCGTTCGAGAAGTCATCCAAACGATCGCCGCTCATCATCTCGATGTTTGGATTTATCGCGGCAAGGATTGGTTCGTACACGAACGGCATGGTTCTCACGTTGATCGCGAAGAATGGACGGTTAAGTTTTCTCCAACCGTTGTTTCTAGTTATGACGATCTACTCGATAACGTTGTCAAAATTGTTGGTGTTAGTGACAACCTAGATGCTGTTGCCAAGTGCGAAACCGATGTTCGCCAAGCATTTAGTCCCCACGTTCACTGTCAGAAAGGAGCCAGTTCAGGAGGTGGGGAACAGGTATCTGCGGCGCGATCGCAGCCCTACTATTTAGACGTAACCCATCCCCGCGCCAACAAAGGGGCTGTTGTCGATCGACTTTCGCAACTGCTCTTAATTCCCAGACAGGAGATTGCCACGATCGGAGATATGCCTAACGATGTACCGATGTTTGAGCGAAGTGGATTGAGCATTGCGATGGGCAATGCCAGTGCAGAGGTGCAACAGCAAGCTCAGTACGTCACGACATCTTACGAAGAGGAAGGATTTGCCAATGCGGTTGAACAATTCATTTTGGTCAGCAATACCGCAGACATCCCCAAGAACCCTCTTCAATCGACGGTCTAG
- the pgl gene encoding 6-phosphogluconolactonase, giving the protein MQEVMRSQLKPEIQVFANPETLTQTAAAEFVRQADQAIQARGRFTIALSGGSTPKSLYALLATQPWRSRILWNQVHLFWGDERHVPPSDPSSNFRMTQERLLFQVPIPQENVHRIKAENPDAKVAAAEYEQNLKQFFELGEHQFPRFDLVLLGMGSNGHTASLFPGTDAVREQTRLVVASWIEELNSYRITLTPPVLNNAACVIFFVTGSEKATMLKTVLEGQYQPDRLPAQIIRPTQGKVVWMVDQAAASSLSPN; this is encoded by the coding sequence ATGCAAGAAGTAATGCGATCGCAACTGAAACCTGAGATTCAAGTTTTTGCTAATCCTGAAACTCTTACCCAAACTGCCGCCGCCGAGTTTGTTCGACAAGCCGATCAAGCGATTCAAGCACGAGGACGATTTACGATCGCTCTCTCTGGCGGTTCAACTCCCAAAAGTCTTTACGCATTGCTAGCAACTCAACCCTGGCGCAGTCGAATTCTCTGGAATCAAGTTCATCTATTTTGGGGAGATGAACGTCACGTTCCGCCAAGCGATCCCAGTAGTAACTTTCGGATGACTCAGGAAAGGCTGCTATTTCAAGTTCCCATTCCCCAGGAGAACGTGCATCGCATTAAAGCTGAAAATCCAGATGCCAAAGTAGCCGCCGCCGAGTACGAGCAAAACTTGAAACAGTTCTTTGAGTTGGGCGAACATCAATTTCCTCGCTTCGATTTAGTATTGTTGGGCATGGGGTCTAACGGACATACTGCGTCTCTTTTTCCTGGCACTGATGCGGTTCGGGAACAGACTCGTTTAGTCGTTGCATCTTGGATAGAAGAGTTAAATAGCTATCGCATTACTCTTACACCACCAGTGTTGAACAATGCTGCCTGCGTCATCTTTTTCGTCACTGGATCTGAAAAAGCAACAATGCTAAAGACGGTTTTAGAAGGTCAGTATCAGCCCGATCGCTTGCCCGCACAAATCATTCGTCCGACTCAAGGCAAAGTGGTATGGATGGTCGATCAAGCGGCAGCAAGTTCGTTATCTCCTAACTAA
- a CDS encoding class I fructose-bisphosphate aldolase: protein MTQRVKEILSWYGSDNPGTLTNLSRLLNHGKLAGTGKLVILPVDQGFEHGPARSFAPNPPAYDPRYHFELAIAAGCNAYAAPLGFLEAGAREFAGEIPLILKANDSDVLQDDPDPTQALTGCVEDALRLGCVGIGFTIYPGSAHRFEMYQQIRAYAEEAKRHGLVVIIWSYARGSGLSKAGETAIDVIGYAAQIAAQLGAHIIKVKLPTEHIEQDAARKVYEKEQIPIATLTERVHHVVQCAFNGRRIVIFSGGPIDTDDVFFDEVRAIQAGGGFGSIIGRNSFQRSKSDAIKFLNTVIDSYSTHPSPVQIPVLK from the coding sequence ATGACTCAACGAGTGAAAGAAATTCTGAGTTGGTATGGCAGCGATAATCCTGGGACGCTGACTAATCTAAGTCGGTTGCTAAATCATGGCAAACTAGCTGGAACTGGGAAATTAGTGATTCTACCCGTCGATCAAGGCTTTGAGCATGGTCCGGCTCGTAGTTTTGCACCTAATCCACCGGCTTACGATCCTCGCTATCACTTCGAGTTGGCGATCGCAGCTGGATGTAATGCCTACGCTGCACCGTTAGGATTTTTGGAAGCGGGAGCGCGAGAATTTGCAGGCGAGATTCCCCTGATTCTTAAAGCCAACGATAGCGATGTCCTGCAAGACGACCCAGATCCTACCCAAGCACTTACAGGCTGCGTTGAGGATGCACTGAGGTTGGGCTGTGTTGGGATTGGTTTCACCATTTATCCAGGTTCGGCTCATCGGTTTGAAATGTATCAACAAATTCGTGCTTATGCTGAAGAAGCAAAGCGTCATGGATTAGTTGTAATAATTTGGTCTTATGCACGCGGATCGGGATTGAGTAAAGCAGGTGAGACGGCGATCGATGTAATTGGTTATGCGGCTCAAATTGCGGCTCAATTGGGCGCTCACATCATTAAGGTCAAACTGCCAACCGAGCATATCGAACAGGATGCAGCCCGTAAGGTATATGAAAAAGAGCAAATCCCGATCGCAACCTTAACTGAACGAGTACATCATGTGGTGCAATGTGCTTTTAACGGACGGCGGATTGTCATTTTTTCCGGTGGACCGATTGACACGGATGATGTCTTTTTCGATGAAGTTCGCGCTATTCAAGCGGGTGGCGGATTTGGCTCGATTATCGGACGTAATTCCTTTCAACGTTCTAAGTCGGATGCAATAAAATTCCTCAACACAGTCATTGATAGTTACAGTACGCATCCATCCCCAGTGCAAATTCCGGTTTTGAAGTAG
- a CDS encoding alpha/beta fold hydrolase translates to MPYITVGKENSANIDIYYEDLGSGKPVVLIHGFPLSGHSWEKQVADLLAAGYRVITYDRRGFGDSSQPSIGYDYDTFAADLNKLIIQLDLRDVALVGFSMGTGEVTRYLSKYGSERVSKAVLLAPVPPFLLKTDDNPEGVDQSVFDQIKAAIVADRPSYLSTFFSDFYNVDVLGGERITEDAIRLSWQVAAAASAKATLDCVPSWLTDFRADLPRIDVSTLIVQGDADRILPFSSTGARLPKLIKNSRLEVIPNGPHAINWTHADQLNPILLDFLRQEN, encoded by the coding sequence ATGCCATACATTACTGTCGGTAAAGAAAACTCTGCAAACATCGATATTTACTATGAAGACTTAGGATCGGGGAAACCTGTTGTGCTGATTCACGGTTTTCCTCTAAGCGGTCATTCCTGGGAAAAGCAAGTTGCAGATTTGTTAGCTGCGGGTTATCGAGTCATCACTTATGACCGTCGGGGTTTCGGCGATTCTAGTCAGCCCTCAATTGGTTACGATTATGACACCTTTGCGGCAGATCTCAACAAACTAATCATCCAACTCGATCTGCGCGATGTCGCGCTAGTTGGCTTTTCAATGGGAACCGGTGAAGTCACTCGCTATCTGAGCAAATACGGCTCAGAGCGTGTTAGTAAGGCGGTGTTGCTAGCTCCAGTACCTCCCTTTCTGCTAAAAACCGACGATAATCCTGAAGGAGTTGATCAGAGCGTTTTTGATCAGATTAAGGCGGCAATTGTTGCTGATCGTCCCTCGTACTTATCGACATTCTTCTCGGACTTTTATAATGTGGATGTCCTGGGTGGCGAGCGCATTACCGAGGATGCTATTCGGCTCAGTTGGCAAGTTGCAGCAGCAGCTTCCGCCAAGGCGACGCTCGATTGCGTTCCCAGCTGGCTCACAGATTTCCGCGCCGATCTCCCACGCATCGACGTATCAACCCTAATCGTTCAAGGAGATGCCGATCGCATTCTCCCATTTTCTTCTACTGGAGCTAGACTGCCAAAGTTGATTAAGAACAGTCGGCTAGAGGTAATACCTAATGGTCCCCATGCTATTAACTGGACTCATGCCGATCAGCTTAATCCTATACTGTTGGATTTTCTTAGACAGGAAAATTAA
- the zwf gene encoding glucose-6-phosphate dehydrogenase: MTIAPTFQSQTKTSIRPAEPFAIVIFGAAGDLTKRLLMPALYNLARSNLLPKEFAIVGVAHTPMSQDDFRSKLSQDIHEFATVEVDDRLWQQFEQRLYYLSGEFQDAKTYQQLQDLLTQVDSACGTQGNYLFYLATASNFFCDIITQLGSSGLAAEKDKQWRRVIIEKPFGRDLDSARTLNKQIGSVLKENQIYRIDHYLGKETVQNIMVFRFGNGLFEPIWNRNNIDHVQITVAETVGVESRGNFYEGMGAVRDMVQNHLFQLLTMIAMEPPVSFDANSVRDEKSKLLKAVQPLTDETVLTHTVRGQYGEGIVNGVSLNGYRSEPRVASNSNTETYAALKLTIDNWRWAGVPFYLRTGKRLPKRVTEIAVQFKQVPSLLFQDTSIDRLTPNVLILRIQPDEGISFQFGAKIPGPTVRMGAVNMDFCYADYFGTTPSTGYETLLYDCAIGDATLFQRSDNVELGWSVVTPILDVWGALPAREFPNYTAGTWGPKDADELLWRDGRQWRSIQEC, encoded by the coding sequence ATGACGATCGCACCTACATTTCAATCTCAGACGAAAACCTCGATTCGTCCTGCTGAACCTTTTGCGATCGTGATCTTTGGTGCTGCTGGAGATTTGACCAAGCGTTTATTGATGCCTGCGCTTTATAATTTAGCACGAAGCAATTTGCTACCAAAAGAATTTGCGATCGTTGGTGTCGCTCACACTCCAATGAGTCAAGATGATTTTCGTAGCAAGCTCAGTCAAGATATTCACGAATTTGCCACAGTTGAGGTTGACGATCGCCTCTGGCAACAGTTCGAGCAGCGACTTTACTATCTTTCTGGCGAGTTTCAGGATGCTAAAACCTACCAGCAGTTGCAGGATTTATTGACTCAAGTAGATTCTGCCTGTGGCACGCAAGGGAATTACCTATTCTATCTGGCAACTGCCTCTAACTTCTTTTGCGACATCATCACGCAGCTTGGTTCGTCAGGACTAGCAGCAGAAAAGGACAAACAGTGGCGGCGCGTCATTATCGAGAAACCATTCGGACGCGATCTAGATTCTGCTCGCACTCTAAATAAACAGATCGGTAGCGTATTAAAGGAAAACCAAATTTATCGCATCGATCATTATTTGGGTAAAGAAACAGTCCAGAATATTATGGTGTTTCGCTTTGGGAATGGACTGTTTGAGCCAATTTGGAATCGTAACAATATCGATCATGTGCAGATTACTGTGGCAGAAACGGTGGGAGTTGAGAGCAGAGGCAATTTTTATGAAGGAATGGGTGCAGTGCGCGATATGGTGCAGAATCACCTGTTTCAACTGTTGACCATGATTGCGATGGAACCTCCTGTATCGTTTGATGCCAACTCAGTACGCGATGAAAAGTCCAAGTTATTGAAAGCAGTGCAACCCTTAACAGATGAAACCGTGCTAACGCATACAGTACGTGGTCAGTACGGAGAAGGAATCGTTAACGGAGTATCTCTGAATGGCTATCGCTCAGAACCGCGTGTAGCTTCAAACTCTAATACCGAAACATACGCCGCCTTAAAGTTAACCATTGATAACTGGCGATGGGCAGGTGTGCCATTTTATCTGCGAACGGGTAAACGTTTACCCAAGCGAGTGACTGAGATTGCGGTGCAATTCAAGCAAGTTCCTTCGCTGTTGTTTCAAGACACGTCGATTGATCGCCTGACACCTAATGTTCTCATTCTCCGCATTCAACCCGATGAAGGCATTAGCTTTCAGTTTGGGGCAAAAATTCCCGGCCCAACCGTGCGAATGGGGGCTGTGAATATGGATTTTTGCTACGCTGACTATTTTGGCACAACTCCCAGTACAGGCTATGAAACCTTACTCTATGATTGCGCGATCGGTGATGCTACACTCTTCCAGCGATCGGACAACGTGGAACTCGGTTGGAGTGTGGTTACTCCCATTTTGGATGTTTGGGGCGCATTACCAGCAAGAGAGTTTCCCAATTATACGGCAGGAACGTGGGGACCGAAAGATGCTGACGAACTGCTCTGGCGCGATGGTCGGCAATGGCGATCAATTCAGGAGTGCTGA
- a CDS encoding bifunctional transaldolase/phosoglucose isomerase translates to MVTVKASQTKNPLQALQSYGQSVWLDYIRRSLITSGELQQLIDDGVRGVTSNPSIFEKAIAGSTDYDTTLTTLEQSQDRDVMSLYETFAIADIQATADHLKPIYEQTNKRDGYISLEVSPYLANDAQQTIKEARRLWQEVDRPNLMIKVPATPTGIPAIQQLISEGININVTLLFAQDVYEQVVNAYMTGLESLAAKGGDISRIASVASFFVSRIDTAVDNQITDRLKTATDEAQRNLLKGLLGKVAIANAKLAYKSYQDIYQSSRWQKLANQGAQTQRLLWASTGTKNPEYSDVLYVEELIGADTVNTIPPATLAAFRDHGHPKSSLTEGIDDAQSTLSNLQQAGISLQQTTDQLLTEGIQLFTDAFDQLLSAVEKKRTAILGEKLDRLTYKLPDALNTAVQASLDDWQNNGKLRRLWAHDATLWTDNDENKWLGWLGITEDQLAHIDRLKQLAQEVKDLEFTHVLLLGMGGSSLCPEVMKLTFGNAPGFPELLVLDSTDPAQIKAIESKIDLTRTLFIVSSKSGGTLEPNIFKQYFFDHLQQILGAESAGNRFIAITDPGSKMQQIAENDDFRHIFFGLPSIGGRYSALSNFGIVPAAAIGVDVAKFLDTAEVMVHSCASSVPAKENPGVVLGNILGVLAKQGRDKVTLIASPAIADLGAWLEQLLAESTGKDGKGLIPVDLEQLGTPDVYGSDRIFAYIRLDSAFDAAQDAAVTALEQAGQPVVRIAIADPYQIGQEFFRWEIATAVAGSIIGINAFNQPDVEASKIVTRQLTAEYEKTGKLPPESPIFTADGIQLFTDPKNATALTKAVGKSPSLVNYLRAHLNRLQAGDYLALLAYIERNDEHQAQLQAIRSQIRDAKKITTCLGFGPRFLHSTGQAYKGGPNSGVFLQITCDDATDIPVPQQKYTFGVVKAAQARGDFKVLADRDRRALRIHLGKDVRSGLTMLQTLIQQSI, encoded by the coding sequence ATGGTTACTGTAAAAGCATCACAGACAAAGAATCCTTTGCAAGCGTTACAATCCTACGGACAGTCTGTCTGGTTGGACTATATTCGTCGCAGTTTAATTACTAGTGGCGAACTGCAACAGTTAATTGATGATGGTGTGCGGGGTGTCACCTCAAATCCTTCTATTTTTGAGAAAGCGATCGCTGGCAGTACTGATTACGATACAACTTTAACCACGCTCGAACAAAGTCAGGATCGTGATGTTATGTCGCTATACGAAACATTTGCGATCGCAGATATTCAAGCAACCGCAGACCATTTAAAGCCGATTTACGAGCAAACCAACAAACGCGACGGCTACATCAGTCTGGAAGTATCTCCCTACTTAGCGAATGACGCACAGCAAACTATAAAAGAAGCACGCCGCCTCTGGCAGGAAGTCGATCGCCCTAACTTGATGATTAAAGTGCCTGCGACACCAACGGGAATTCCTGCTATTCAACAACTAATTAGTGAAGGCATTAATATTAATGTGACGTTGCTGTTTGCTCAAGACGTTTACGAACAAGTTGTCAATGCCTATATGACTGGATTAGAGTCACTAGCAGCAAAAGGGGGAGATATCAGCCGCATTGCCAGTGTCGCCAGCTTCTTTGTCAGTCGGATTGATACTGCTGTTGATAACCAGATTACAGATCGACTCAAAACTGCTACAGATGAAGCTCAACGTAATTTACTCAAAGGCTTATTAGGTAAAGTTGCGATCGCCAACGCCAAACTTGCTTACAAGAGTTATCAGGATATTTATCAATCGAGTCGATGGCAGAAATTAGCGAATCAAGGCGCACAAACTCAACGGTTGCTATGGGCAAGTACGGGAACGAAGAACCCTGAATATAGCGACGTGCTGTATGTTGAAGAATTGATTGGTGCAGACACTGTTAATACAATTCCGCCAGCCACACTTGCTGCTTTTCGCGATCATGGACATCCGAAGTCTAGTTTGACTGAAGGTATTGATGATGCTCAATCAACATTATCAAACCTACAGCAAGCAGGAATCTCCTTGCAGCAAACTACAGACCAATTATTGACAGAAGGGATACAACTTTTCACTGATGCTTTTGACCAATTATTGAGTGCGGTTGAGAAGAAGCGGACAGCTATTCTGGGTGAAAAGCTCGATCGCCTGACCTACAAATTACCTGATGCGTTGAATACTGCTGTGCAAGCGTCTCTAGACGATTGGCAGAACAACGGTAAACTTCGTCGCTTGTGGGCGCATGATGCAACTCTTTGGACAGACAACGATGAAAACAAATGGTTGGGTTGGCTCGGTATTACTGAAGATCAACTGGCGCATATTGATCGCCTCAAGCAACTCGCGCAAGAAGTGAAAGACTTAGAATTCACTCACGTCTTACTTTTAGGAATGGGGGGATCTTCCCTCTGTCCAGAGGTAATGAAACTAACTTTCGGTAACGCACCGGGCTTTCCCGAACTGCTGGTACTAGATTCCACCGATCCGGCTCAGATTAAAGCGATCGAAAGCAAAATCGACCTCACTCGAACATTGTTTATCGTATCGAGCAAGTCTGGCGGCACTTTAGAGCCAAATATCTTCAAACAATACTTCTTCGATCACCTACAGCAAATCTTGGGTGCAGAATCCGCAGGTAATCGCTTCATTGCCATTACCGATCCCGGTTCCAAAATGCAGCAGATTGCCGAAAACGATGATTTTCGCCATATCTTCTTTGGTTTGCCAAGTATCGGCGGTCGTTATTCTGCCCTCTCGAATTTTGGCATAGTTCCTGCGGCAGCAATCGGAGTAGATGTAGCAAAGTTTTTGGATACGGCTGAAGTGATGGTACATTCCTGTGCATCATCGGTTCCGGCAAAAGAAAATCCTGGTGTTGTGTTGGGTAATATTCTGGGTGTTCTGGCCAAGCAAGGACGAGACAAAGTCACACTAATTGCCTCTCCAGCAATTGCAGATTTAGGCGCATGGCTAGAGCAACTGTTAGCAGAATCTACAGGTAAAGATGGCAAAGGATTGATTCCGGTCGATCTAGAACAGTTGGGAACTCCAGATGTTTATGGCAGCGATCGCATCTTTGCTTACATTCGCTTAGACTCTGCTTTTGATGCTGCTCAAGACGCTGCTGTAACAGCATTAGAGCAAGCAGGACAACCTGTGGTGCGGATTGCGATCGCCGATCCCTACCAAATCGGTCAAGAGTTTTTCCGATGGGAAATTGCGACTGCTGTAGCAGGTTCCATTATTGGCATCAATGCCTTTAACCAACCGGATGTAGAAGCCAGCAAGATTGTTACCCGCCAGTTAACGGCTGAATATGAGAAAACTGGAAAACTACCACCAGAAAGCCCAATCTTTACAGCAGATGGCATTCAATTATTCACCGATCCGAAAAATGCAACGGCACTGACAAAGGCTGTCGGCAAATCTCCTTCTCTAGTCAATTATTTACGCGCCCATTTGAACCGACTACAGGCAGGTGATTATTTGGCACTGCTTGCCTATATCGAGCGCAATGACGAGCATCAAGCGCAACTGCAAGCCATTCGATCGCAAATTCGGGATGCTAAGAAAATTACCACCTGTCTCGGCTTTGGCCCTCGTTTCTTGCATTCCACAGGGCAAGCATACAAAGGTGGCCCCAATAGCGGCGTATTTCTGCAAATCACCTGCGATGATGCTACAGATATTCCTGTTCCCCAACAGAAATATACCTTTGGCGTGGTGAAAGCGGCTCAAGCACGGGGAGACTTTAAGGTTTTAGCTGATCGCGATCGCCGTGCCTTGCGAATTCATCTCGGTAAAGATGTGCGATCAGGTCTAACCATGCTGCAAACTCTCATTCAACAAAGCATTTAG
- the gnd gene encoding phosphogluconate dehydrogenase (NAD(+)-dependent, decarboxylating) has product MQLGVIGLGRMGANIVRRLLRNNHECVVFNRTPEKVKHLASEGAIAASSLDDFVQKLDRPRAIWLMVPAGDPTEDMVTELATKLDSGDILIDGGNSYYIDDIRRAKALEKNEINYIDVGTSGGVWGLERGYCMMIGGSETAVKHLDPIFQTLAPGVGKIDRTPGREKVGSTAEQGYLHCGSNGAGHFVKMVHNGIEYGVMAAYAEGLNILHHANVGKQQRAASAESTPLRDPERYQYDFNLPDIAEVWRRGSVVASWLLDLTAIALLKDPQLATFAGRVSDSGEGRWTIIAAIDEGTPAPVLSAALYQRFSSRGEDEFSSKLLSAMRYQFGGHEEEHAEISS; this is encoded by the coding sequence ATGCAACTTGGTGTTATTGGTTTAGGGCGCATGGGCGCAAATATCGTCCGACGACTGCTGCGAAACAATCATGAATGTGTGGTGTTCAACCGCACACCGGAAAAAGTGAAACATCTGGCTTCAGAAGGAGCGATCGCCGCCTCTAGCCTGGACGATTTTGTACAGAAACTCGATCGTCCCCGTGCCATTTGGCTAATGGTTCCTGCTGGAGATCCGACCGAAGATATGGTAACGGAGTTGGCTACCAAACTGGATTCGGGGGATATCTTAATTGATGGTGGTAACTCTTACTACATTGACGACATTCGGCGGGCAAAAGCACTAGAAAAAAATGAAATTAACTATATCGATGTCGGAACCAGTGGCGGAGTCTGGGGGCTAGAACGAGGCTACTGCATGATGATTGGCGGCTCGGAAACTGCCGTAAAACATCTCGATCCGATTTTTCAAACATTAGCACCAGGAGTCGGGAAGATTGATCGCACACCAGGACGAGAAAAAGTAGGTAGTACTGCCGAACAAGGTTATTTGCACTGTGGATCTAATGGCGCGGGACACTTTGTCAAGATGGTACATAATGGCATCGAATACGGTGTCATGGCAGCTTATGCAGAAGGGTTGAATATCCTGCATCATGCCAATGTGGGTAAACAACAACGCGCTGCTAGTGCCGAATCAACTCCGCTCCGCGATCCAGAACGTTACCAATATGACTTCAATTTGCCGGATATTGCTGAGGTTTGGCGGCGAGGTAGTGTCGTTGCTTCCTGGCTGCTGGATTTAACTGCGATCGCCCTACTTAAAGATCCTCAACTCGCTACTTTTGCAGGTCGAGTGTCTGATTCTGGAGAAGGACGCTGGACGATTATCGCTGCGATCGATGAAGGCACACCAGCACCCGTGCTGAGTGCTGCTCTCTATCAACGGTTTAGTTCCAGAGGGGAAGACGAATTTTCGAGTAAGTTACTTTCGGCGATGCGCTATCAGTTTGGCGGACACGAGGAAGAACACGCGGAGATATCATCATGA